Proteins found in one Sporosarcina sp. FSL K6-3457 genomic segment:
- a CDS encoding NUDIX hydrolase, which translates to MERLKVFDESYTYVKEASRDEVHRQGLWHETFHCWLVDDEFVYIQKRSAVKKDFPNLFDITAAGHILATETIADGIREVEEELGLVVELSQISPKGVVRDVIELPGFLDCEFANVFLYESSFAPNAFSLQQEEVASVHGVNRQALIALFLKEVPTVECTNIFDDTTLEIGLVDFVPHERTYFEQIALLLKQ; encoded by the coding sequence ATGGAGAGATTAAAAGTTTTTGACGAAAGCTATACATATGTAAAAGAAGCTAGCAGGGACGAGGTGCATCGACAAGGATTATGGCACGAAACGTTCCATTGCTGGCTAGTGGATGACGAGTTTGTTTATATTCAAAAAAGAAGTGCTGTGAAAAAAGATTTCCCGAATTTATTTGATATTACAGCCGCTGGACATATTTTGGCGACTGAAACGATTGCCGATGGTATTCGTGAAGTAGAAGAGGAGCTTGGTTTAGTGGTAGAGTTGTCACAGATATCCCCAAAAGGTGTTGTGCGGGATGTCATTGAACTACCAGGTTTTCTAGATTGTGAATTTGCCAATGTCTTTTTGTATGAATCATCTTTTGCTCCGAATGCATTTTCACTACAACAAGAGGAAGTGGCAAGTGTTCATGGTGTGAATCGGCAAGCATTGATAGCTCTTTTTTTAAAGGAAGTTCCAACGGTAGAATGCACCAATATTTTCGATGATACGACGTTAGAAATTGGTTTGGTTGATTTTGTCCCTCATGAACGAACTTATTTTGAACAGATTGCGCTGTTACTGAAGCAGTAA
- the pdxS gene encoding pyridoxal 5'-phosphate synthase lyase subunit PdxS, producing MKRGKVKMSFQYGGVIMDVINAEQAKIAEAAGAIAVMALERVPSDIRAAGGVARMADPRIITEVQGAVSIPVMAKARIGHISEARVLEALGVDYIDESEVLTPADEEYHLLKSQYNVPFVCGARDLGEAARRLGEGAKMLRTKGEPGTGNIVEAVRHLRKVNAQVSRIVHMNEDEIMTEARDLGAPYEILLSIKKHGRLPVTNYAAGGVATPADAALMMELGADGVFVGSGIFKSENPEKFARAIVQATRNFKDYKLIGELSKDIGTPMKGLEIASLPAGERMQERGW from the coding sequence ATGAAAAGGGGGAAGGTAAAAATGAGTTTTCAATATGGCGGCGTCATCATGGATGTTATTAATGCAGAACAGGCAAAAATTGCGGAGGCAGCAGGTGCAATCGCGGTAATGGCATTGGAACGTGTTCCTTCGGATATACGAGCGGCAGGCGGCGTAGCAAGGATGGCAGATCCACGCATCATTACAGAAGTACAAGGAGCGGTGTCGATTCCTGTTATGGCCAAGGCGCGGATTGGGCATATTTCTGAAGCGCGTGTACTGGAAGCACTGGGTGTTGATTATATTGATGAAAGTGAAGTACTGACCCCGGCGGATGAAGAATATCATTTGCTGAAAAGCCAATATAACGTACCATTCGTTTGTGGAGCACGTGATCTTGGTGAAGCAGCACGTCGTCTTGGTGAAGGTGCAAAAATGCTTCGTACAAAAGGGGAGCCAGGTACGGGCAATATTGTTGAAGCCGTACGCCACCTACGTAAGGTGAATGCTCAGGTGAGCCGAATCGTTCATATGAATGAGGATGAAATTATGACGGAAGCGCGTGATCTTGGTGCGCCGTATGAGATTTTATTGTCAATCAAAAAACATGGTCGTCTTCCTGTCACCAACTATGCAGCAGGCGGCGTGGCGACGCCAGCAGATGCTGCACTCATGATGGAGCTTGGTGCAGATGGTGTATTTGTAGGGTCAGGAATCTTCAAATCCGAAAACCCTGAGAAATTTGCCCGTGCAATTGTTCAAGCGACGCGAAACTTCAAAGATTATAAATTAATTGGTGAACTTTCCAAAGATATCGGTACACCGATGAAAGGGTTGGAAATTGCAAGTTTGCCGGCAGGTGAACGTATGCAGGAGCGTGGTTGGTAA
- the pdxR gene encoding MocR-like pyridoxine biosynthesis transcription factor PdxR has protein sequence MDMLFIKLEKNQSVPLYEQIYDQIRRDITNGKLPIGMKLPSKRKLGDFLNISQTTIEFAYAQLVAEGFISSKPRKGYYVQAIEELAYVQPVELTAKSILRKKEDMSIDFSPGQIDTESFPFSQWRKYAKDVIDESSQNLLLLGHPHGDSQLRQEIARYLYHSRGVDCTPEQVIIGSGTEQLMPLVIRILGKHATYAIEDPGYPLTHHVFFHNDRTAIPITVDEEGIDVRALQRSGATIAYVTPSHQFPTGTVLSAARRTALLNWASAQDDHFIIEDDYDSEFRYTGRPIPSLQGMDKGGNVIYLSTFSKSLMPSLRIAYMVLPPVLLDRYEKAFIHYAATVPRLDQHILARFMADGHFSRHLNRMRKIYRRKLQVLTEALTAYAPHLSFSGDEAGMHIIITVHTNTTEESLVEAANLANIRVYGLNGYRTAPMTGEPSFLIGFGGLSVVEITNTVDALMKCWHIEKSAESN, from the coding sequence ATGGATATGCTATTCATTAAATTAGAAAAAAACCAAAGTGTTCCATTATACGAGCAGATCTATGACCAAATCCGTCGAGACATCACCAATGGTAAATTACCTATTGGCATGAAACTTCCTTCCAAACGCAAACTTGGTGATTTTCTAAATATCAGTCAGACAACGATCGAATTTGCCTATGCGCAACTTGTGGCGGAAGGTTTCATTTCATCCAAACCTCGAAAAGGATATTATGTACAAGCTATTGAAGAACTTGCCTATGTGCAACCAGTAGAACTGACAGCAAAATCCATTCTTCGAAAAAAAGAAGATATGTCCATCGATTTTTCACCTGGGCAAATTGATACAGAATCATTTCCATTCTCACAATGGCGGAAGTATGCCAAAGACGTTATCGACGAATCCTCACAGAACCTGTTGCTGCTCGGCCATCCGCATGGGGACAGCCAGCTGCGACAAGAAATTGCCCGCTATTTGTACCATTCTCGTGGCGTTGATTGTACGCCTGAGCAAGTCATCATCGGCTCTGGAACAGAACAACTTATGCCACTCGTTATCCGGATTCTCGGTAAACACGCAACCTATGCGATTGAGGACCCTGGCTATCCACTTACGCATCATGTCTTTTTTCACAATGATCGAACAGCAATTCCTATTACTGTCGATGAAGAAGGTATTGATGTACGGGCACTCCAGCGCTCAGGAGCGACAATTGCCTATGTGACACCCTCACACCAGTTCCCAACCGGTACCGTCCTGTCAGCGGCACGCAGGACCGCTTTATTGAACTGGGCTTCGGCACAAGACGACCATTTCATCATCGAAGACGATTACGATAGCGAATTTCGTTACACAGGACGCCCCATCCCGTCCTTACAAGGGATGGATAAGGGTGGCAACGTCATCTATTTAAGCACCTTTTCAAAATCGCTCATGCCATCGCTACGGATTGCCTACATGGTACTCCCTCCCGTATTGCTCGACAGATACGAGAAGGCCTTTATTCACTATGCAGCTACTGTGCCACGGCTCGACCAGCATATTCTCGCTCGCTTTATGGCAGATGGGCATTTTTCTCGCCATCTAAACAGAATGCGTAAAATTTACCGGCGTAAGCTGCAAGTTTTAACCGAAGCACTCACAGCCTATGCACCACATCTATCTTTTTCTGGCGATGAAGCAGGTATGCACATCATCATCACCGTCCATACGAATACCACAGAAGAATCACTAGTAGAAGCAGCTAATCTAGCAAATATCCGTGTTTACGGTCTAAATGGTTATAGAACAGCTCCTATGACAGGTGAACCCTCTTTTCTAATCGGCTTCGGCGGACTATCTGTCGTTGAAATCACCAATACAGTGGATGCCCTTATGAAATGTTGGCATATTGAAAAAAGCGCGGAATCCAATTAA
- a CDS encoding serine hydrolase, whose amino-acid sequence MKHKMTKWVAVLLMPLLLLTTLGTVPAYADSPLGIHVDGAILIDAESGKILYEENADTPLGIASMTKMMTEYLLFEAIKEGKISWDQEYKVNDYTYAISQDRRLSNVPLRRDGTYTIRELYEAVAIYSANAATIAVAETIAGTETEFLKLMNAKAEELGLKDYKFVNSSGLNNSDLQGMHPQGTGEEDENVMPAKSVAKLAYRLLHDYPEVLETTKINTKLFREGTTDEIKMDNWNFMLPGFVYEYAGVDGLKTGTTLFAGHCFTGTATRDGKRVIAVVMKAVDANGVGSYKARFDATRALFDYGFSQFSEVEFVPAGHQFEEQKELGVIKGKEKQVSIAAKEPIRMMVKTSEKDLYVPELTIDESKLKEGSLQAPVEQDAVVGQVKLVKTEGTDYGFIDDSHAGTDIITKGAVDKAGWFSLMMGAIGDFFASIWNGATGFVKGLF is encoded by the coding sequence GTGAAACACAAAATGACAAAATGGGTGGCTGTATTGTTAATGCCACTACTATTACTAACGACACTTGGTACGGTTCCAGCTTATGCGGATTCGCCATTAGGCATTCATGTCGATGGTGCGATTTTAATTGATGCAGAAAGTGGAAAGATTTTATACGAAGAAAATGCAGATACACCACTGGGCATTGCAAGTATGACGAAAATGATGACAGAATATCTTCTTTTTGAGGCGATTAAGGAAGGAAAGATAAGCTGGGATCAAGAATATAAAGTGAATGATTATACATATGCGATTTCACAGGATCGTCGTTTGAGTAATGTACCGTTACGAAGAGATGGTACGTATACGATTCGTGAATTGTATGAAGCGGTTGCAATCTATTCTGCAAATGCGGCAACAATTGCTGTTGCTGAAACAATTGCAGGAACAGAAACAGAATTTTTAAAGCTGATGAATGCAAAAGCAGAAGAGCTTGGCTTGAAGGACTATAAATTTGTCAATTCATCAGGTTTAAATAATAGTGATTTACAAGGGATGCATCCACAAGGGACAGGCGAAGAGGATGAGAACGTCATGCCTGCCAAGTCAGTTGCAAAGCTTGCTTATCGTTTACTACATGATTATCCAGAGGTTTTAGAAACAACTAAAATCAATACAAAGCTTTTCCGTGAAGGGACAACGGATGAAATCAAGATGGATAACTGGAACTTCATGCTTCCAGGGTTCGTTTATGAATATGCAGGTGTTGATGGTCTGAAAACAGGTACGACACTTTTCGCAGGACATTGCTTTACAGGAACGGCAACACGTGATGGTAAGCGAGTGATTGCTGTTGTTATGAAAGCGGTCGATGCTAATGGTGTCGGTTCGTATAAAGCACGCTTCGATGCGACACGAGCTTTGTTCGATTATGGCTTTAGCCAATTTTCTGAGGTAGAGTTTGTGCCTGCCGGTCATCAGTTTGAAGAGCAAAAAGAACTAGGTGTTATTAAAGGGAAAGAAAAACAAGTATCCATTGCAGCGAAGGAACCGATTCGTATGATGGTCAAGACGAGTGAAAAGGATTTGTATGTTCCTGAATTGACGATTGACGAATCAAAACTGAAAGAGGGTTCACTTCAAGCACCTGTTGAACAAGATGCGGTTGTAGGTCAAGTGAAATTAGTGAAAACAGAAGGAACTGATTATGGCTTCATTGATGACAGTCACGCAGGAACTGATATTATCACAAAGGGTGCTGTCGACAAGGCAGGCTGGTTCTCTCTAATGATGGGTGCGATCGGTGACTTTTTTGCTAGTATTTGGAATGGTGCAACTGGTTTTGTTAAAGGGCTATTTTAA
- the guaB gene encoding IMP dehydrogenase: MWESKFAREGLTFDDVLLIPGPSEVLPKDVSLTVNLTDKIKLNIPVISAGMDTVTESKMAIAMARQGGLGIIHKNMSIEEQAELVVTVKRSENGVITNPFYLTPEHQVFDAEHLMGRYRISGVPIVNNNEELKLVGILTNRDLRFIQDYSLIIDDVMTKENLVTAPVGTTLEDAEKILQKYKIEKLPIVDEGGILKGLITIKDIEKVIEFPNAAKDKHGRLLVGAAVGVTSDTMVRIEKLVNAEVDVIVIDTAHGHSKGVIDTVAQIRQAYPDLDIIAGNIATAEGARALYEAGADVVKVGIGPGSICTTRVVAGVGVPQITAIYECATEARKQGKTIIADGGIKYSGDIVKALAAGGHVVMLGSLLAGTTESPGETEIFQGRRFKVYRGMGSVAAMERGSKDRYFQDDAKKLVPEGIEGRMPYKGPLSDTIHQLVGGVRAGMGYCGTKDLHDLREKAQFVRMTGAGLRESHPHQVQITKEAPNYSL, translated from the coding sequence ATGTGGGAATCAAAGTTTGCACGTGAAGGGCTTACGTTCGATGATGTGTTGCTTATACCAGGACCATCTGAAGTATTACCTAAAGATGTGTCACTAACTGTTAACCTGACAGACAAGATTAAACTAAACATCCCGGTTATTAGTGCTGGTATGGATACGGTCACGGAGTCGAAGATGGCCATTGCAATGGCGCGTCAAGGTGGACTCGGTATTATCCATAAGAATATGAGTATCGAAGAGCAAGCTGAGCTAGTAGTTACCGTCAAACGTTCTGAAAATGGTGTTATTACAAACCCATTTTACCTTACGCCTGAACATCAAGTTTTCGATGCCGAGCATTTGATGGGCAGATATCGTATTTCCGGTGTTCCAATTGTTAATAATAATGAAGAGTTGAAACTTGTCGGAATTCTGACGAATCGGGATCTTCGCTTTATTCAGGATTACTCATTGATTATCGATGATGTCATGACAAAAGAGAATCTTGTAACGGCTCCTGTCGGTACAACACTTGAAGATGCTGAGAAAATCTTGCAGAAGTACAAGATCGAAAAGCTGCCAATTGTTGATGAGGGCGGAATTCTTAAAGGTTTGATTACCATTAAAGATATTGAAAAAGTGATTGAGTTCCCGAATGCTGCAAAAGATAAGCATGGTCGTTTACTTGTTGGTGCGGCAGTTGGTGTTACATCTGATACGATGGTACGTATTGAGAAGCTTGTTAATGCGGAGGTCGATGTCATTGTTATTGATACGGCTCATGGACATTCCAAAGGTGTTATAGATACAGTTGCTCAAATTAGACAAGCATATCCTGATCTTGATATTATTGCAGGAAATATTGCCACTGCCGAAGGTGCACGTGCACTTTATGAAGCAGGTGCTGACGTTGTTAAAGTAGGAATTGGCCCAGGTTCAATTTGTACGACACGTGTCGTTGCAGGTGTTGGTGTTCCACAAATTACAGCCATCTATGAATGTGCAACAGAGGCACGTAAACAAGGCAAAACGATTATTGCAGATGGCGGTATTAAATATTCTGGAGACATCGTCAAAGCGCTTGCTGCGGGCGGACATGTTGTTATGCTTGGTAGTCTTCTAGCAGGTACAACAGAAAGTCCTGGAGAGACTGAAATCTTCCAAGGCCGTCGTTTTAAAGTATACCGTGGAATGGGCTCGGTTGCGGCGATGGAACGTGGATCGAAAGACCGTTACTTCCAAGATGATGCGAAGAAGCTTGTACCAGAAGGAATTGAAGGTCGTATGCCATATAAAGGACCACTATCTGATACAATTCACCAGCTAGTGGGTGGAGTTCGTGCGGGTATGGGTTATTGTGGCACGAAGGACTTACATGATCTACGAGAGAAAGCACAATTTGTTCGCATGACGGGTGCAGGATTACGCGAAAGCCATCCACACCAAGTACAAATTACGAAAGAAGCTCCTAACTATTCACTATAA
- a CDS encoding glutathione peroxidase produces MKTIYDFSVKTVNGKLQLMEEYKDKPLIIVNTASKCGFASQFKELQELYEEYKDRGLVILGFPSDNFNNQEFDDIEKTMEFCEINFGVTFPMFAKVDVKGGDVEPLFTFLTSEKKGLLTEGIKWNFTKFLIDREGNVVERIAPQISPFKMRKSINQII; encoded by the coding sequence ATGAAAACAATTTATGATTTCTCGGTGAAAACAGTGAATGGCAAACTTCAATTGATGGAAGAGTATAAAGATAAGCCATTAATTATAGTGAATACAGCAAGTAAGTGTGGCTTTGCAAGCCAGTTTAAAGAATTGCAAGAACTATATGAAGAATATAAAGACCGTGGCTTGGTTATCCTTGGCTTTCCATCCGACAATTTCAATAACCAAGAATTTGATGATATTGAAAAGACGATGGAGTTTTGTGAAATTAATTTTGGAGTGACGTTTCCGATGTTTGCGAAAGTGGATGTCAAAGGTGGGGATGTTGAGCCGTTATTCACATTCCTTACTTCGGAAAAGAAAGGCTTGCTGACGGAAGGGATCAAATGGAACTTTACAAAGTTTCTTATTGATCGTGAAGGCAATGTTGTAGAACGGATTGCACCACAAATTTCACCATTTAAAATGAGAAAATCAATCAATCAAATTATTTAG